In one Elephas maximus indicus isolate mEleMax1 chromosome 9, mEleMax1 primary haplotype, whole genome shotgun sequence genomic region, the following are encoded:
- the LOC126083399 gene encoding interferon omega-2-like, which translates to MALLLSLLTALVAFSCGPAPSLGCDLPQIHSLASEKTVDLLDQMQRLPTFICVNDRKDFRFPQEMVDGSQLQKAQTIAFLHEMLQQIFELFHRKDSFPPWDTTRLHQLLSGLLKQQKDLETCFMQAMEEEKSVLPIEAPEAAVKEYFEGICSYLKEKEYSECAWEVVRVEIRRSFSSSTNLQERLRTKDGDMSSS; encoded by the coding sequence ATGGCCCTCCTGCTCTCTTTACTGACAGCCCTGGTGGCGTTCAGCTGTGGCCCTGCTCCATCTCTGGGCTGTGATCTGCCTCAAATCCACAGCCTGGCTAGTGAGAAGACCGTTGACCTTCTGGACCAAATGCAGAGACTCCCCACTTTCATCTGTGTGAATGACAGAAAGGACTTCAGATTCCCCCAGGAGATGGTGGATGGCAGCCAGCTCCAGAAGGCCCAGACCATCGCTTTCCTCCACGAGATGCTCCAGCAGATCTTTGAACTCTTCCATAGAAAGGACTCCTTTCCTCCTTGGGACACTACCCGCCTGCACCAGCTCCTCAGTGGACTCCTTAAACAGCAGAAAGACTTGGAGACCTGCTTCATGCAGGCAATGGAAGAGGAAAAATCTGTCCTGCCCATTGAGGCCCCTGAAGCAGCTGTGAAGGAGTACTTTGAGGGAATCTGTTCCTATCTGAAAGAGAAGGAATACAGTGAGTGTGCCTGGGAAGTTGTCAGAGTGGAAATCAGGAGATCTTTCTCTTCATCGACAAACTTGCAAGAAAGGTTAAGAACAAAGGATGGTGACATGAGTTCATCTTGA